One region of Sulfuriroseicoccus oceanibius genomic DNA includes:
- a CDS encoding heavy-metal-associated domain-containing protein produces MNLNRKLWMVGALAGLMAVGACSEQEVKVGYAPEVAEQAVAREVELSVPSISCASCLAKIRKEVIQVPGVVSMGGDPRTKKVVVRLSADAAEGDAAIREAIAKAGFEVAGGE; encoded by the coding sequence ATGAATTTGAATCGCAAATTGTGGATGGTGGGAGCCTTGGCTGGCTTGATGGCAGTGGGAGCGTGCTCCGAACAGGAAGTGAAGGTAGGGTATGCGCCAGAGGTGGCCGAGCAGGCCGTGGCGCGTGAGGTGGAGCTGTCTGTGCCGAGCATTTCGTGTGCGTCGTGTTTGGCGAAGATCCGCAAGGAAGTGATTCAAGTTCCCGGGGTCGTGAGCATGGGCGGCGACCCACGGACGAAGAAGGTGGTGGTGCGCCTGAGTGCCGACGCTGCCGAAGGGGACGCCGCGATCCGTGAGGCGATTGCCAAGGCCGGGTTTGAGGTCGCTGGAGGTGAGTAG
- a CDS encoding MBL fold metallo-hydrolase encodes MHIKFCGAAGTTTGSQHLITVNGHKILLDCGLYQGHRQESFHRNKEFDHFDPAELNAVVLSHAHIDHSGNLPNLVKQGFTGNVYSTHATHDLCQVMLRDCAKIQAYDVEYLNRRYAKRGENKRVEVTYDQMDAEQAMRQFVNIGYNRKIPIADGVMMHFRDAGHILGSAQVVLDIDDREDGAKGRLLFSGDVGRGNNELLNDPIAVDGVDWMIMESTYGGREHEMPASAREELSEVLKDAVAKGGKVIIPAFAVERTQQLLFVLHDMIENKEIPRIPVFVDSPLAVSATEIFRLHPECFNEEVYDRLFGRNNPFGFEELTLIRSVQGSKALNKSHEAAIIISASGMCEAGRILHHLRNGIGNPNNTVLFVGYCAENTLGRKIRDGESPVNIFGEPVDVHAEVVAVDSFSGHADHSELMEYFTKTGGPKKQVWLVHGERSRSEAMRDALAAAHPDSEFQVAELGMEVTVKGDL; translated from the coding sequence ATGCATATCAAATTCTGCGGTGCGGCAGGCACCACCACCGGGTCCCAGCACCTGATCACGGTCAATGGGCACAAGATCCTTCTCGATTGCGGCCTTTATCAAGGGCACCGGCAGGAGAGCTTTCACCGCAACAAGGAGTTTGATCACTTTGATCCTGCCGAGTTGAACGCGGTGGTCCTTTCTCACGCGCACATCGACCACAGTGGGAACCTGCCGAACCTGGTGAAGCAGGGGTTCACGGGGAATGTCTACTCGACTCATGCCACCCACGACCTGTGTCAGGTGATGCTGCGGGATTGCGCCAAGATCCAGGCGTACGATGTGGAGTACTTGAACCGCCGCTACGCCAAAAGAGGCGAGAACAAGCGGGTGGAGGTCACTTATGACCAAATGGACGCGGAGCAGGCGATGCGTCAGTTCGTCAATATTGGTTACAATCGGAAGATTCCAATCGCCGATGGTGTGATGATGCATTTCCGCGATGCGGGGCACATCTTGGGCAGTGCGCAGGTTGTGTTGGATATCGACGACCGCGAGGACGGGGCGAAAGGCCGACTTCTTTTCAGTGGTGATGTCGGGCGGGGTAACAACGAATTGCTGAATGATCCAATCGCGGTGGATGGGGTGGATTGGATGATTATGGAAAGCACCTATGGAGGGCGCGAGCACGAGATGCCTGCCTCCGCGCGTGAGGAGCTCAGCGAGGTGCTGAAGGATGCGGTGGCCAAGGGCGGGAAGGTGATTATTCCGGCTTTCGCGGTCGAGCGAACGCAGCAGTTGTTGTTCGTGCTGCATGACATGATTGAGAACAAGGAGATCCCGAGGATTCCTGTCTTTGTCGACAGTCCGCTGGCGGTAAGTGCGACGGAGATTTTCCGGCTTCATCCGGAGTGTTTCAACGAGGAGGTCTATGATCGTTTGTTTGGGCGCAACAATCCCTTTGGTTTTGAAGAGCTAACATTGATCCGCTCGGTGCAGGGGTCGAAGGCGCTGAACAAGTCGCACGAGGCGGCAATTATCATCTCTGCCTCCGGGATGTGCGAGGCCGGTAGGATTCTACACCACTTGCGCAATGGGATCGGCAATCCGAACAACACTGTCTTGTTCGTTGGGTATTGTGCTGAGAACACATTGGGTCGCAAGATCCGCGACGGAGAGTCTCCGGTAAACATCTTCGGTGAGCCCGTCGACGTGCATGCCGAGGTGGTGGCGGTGGATTCGTTCTCGGGGCACGCGGATCACAGTGAGTTGATGGAGTATTTCACCAAGACCGGCGGGCCGAAGAAGCAGGTGTGGCTGGTGCATGGCGAACGTTCGCGTTCCGAAGCGATGCGCGACGCGTTGGCAGCCGCACATCCGGACAGTGAGTTTCAAGTCGCCGAACTGGGAATGGAAGTAACGGTGAAAGGGGATCTGTAG
- the glgA gene encoding glycogen synthase, translating into MKSLLLTNEFPPYIYGGAGVHVDYLSRELSRLIEVDVRCYGDQDRQDGNLGVKGVGLDKSGWTAPEALQSVFGAVQRDLDFNTRNVDADVVHLHTWYTHFGGILAKLNYGIPMVLTVHSLEPLRPWKREQLGGGYDFSCWVEKTAIEMADAVVAVSKETKEDILRLFDVDESKVHIIYNGIDPDEYQKVEKPEVLEKYGVDPNQPMVLFVGRITRQKGIIHLVNAIRSMDPGFQVVLLAGAPDTPEIAKEMQDAVAEVQKERDGVIWIEEMLETPEKIAMYSHADVFCCPSIYEPFGIINLEAMACETAVVASAVGGIKEVVVPEETGLLVPVEQQQVSPFEPTDPEAFAKDLAAGVNRLMADPELREKMGVAGRKRAVDVFSWRAIAEETVDLYKSLTDK; encoded by the coding sequence ATGAAATCGCTTCTTCTAACCAACGAGTTCCCGCCCTACATCTACGGCGGTGCGGGTGTGCATGTCGATTACCTCAGCCGCGAGTTGTCGCGTCTGATCGAGGTGGATGTGCGTTGCTACGGCGATCAGGATCGCCAGGACGGAAACCTCGGGGTTAAGGGCGTCGGGCTGGACAAGTCGGGATGGACGGCTCCCGAAGCATTGCAGTCGGTCTTCGGTGCGGTGCAGCGGGATTTGGATTTCAACACGCGCAATGTCGATGCGGATGTGGTGCACCTGCACACGTGGTACACGCACTTCGGCGGAATTCTGGCAAAGCTCAACTACGGCATCCCGATGGTGCTGACCGTGCACTCGCTCGAGCCGTTGCGCCCGTGGAAGCGTGAACAACTCGGTGGCGGCTACGATTTCTCGTGCTGGGTGGAAAAGACCGCAATCGAGATGGCAGACGCGGTGGTCGCGGTTTCCAAAGAGACCAAGGAAGATATCCTGCGTTTGTTTGATGTGGATGAGAGCAAAGTGCACATTATTTACAACGGGATCGATCCGGACGAGTACCAGAAGGTTGAGAAGCCGGAGGTGTTGGAGAAGTACGGGGTGGATCCGAACCAACCGATGGTGCTTTTTGTGGGGCGGATCACGCGCCAGAAGGGGATCATTCATTTGGTGAACGCGATCCGGTCGATGGACCCTGGCTTCCAGGTGGTTTTGTTGGCGGGGGCGCCGGACACTCCGGAGATTGCCAAGGAGATGCAGGACGCGGTGGCCGAGGTGCAGAAGGAGCGCGATGGCGTGATCTGGATTGAGGAGATGCTTGAGACTCCGGAGAAGATTGCGATGTATTCGCATGCCGATGTGTTCTGCTGTCCGTCGATTTACGAGCCGTTCGGGATTATCAACCTCGAGGCGATGGCTTGTGAGACCGCAGTGGTCGCCAGCGCGGTGGGCGGTATCAAGGAAGTGGTTGTGCCGGAGGAAACCGGGTTGCTGGTTCCTGTCGAACAACAGCAAGTCAGCCCATTTGAGCCGACCGATCCGGAGGCGTTTGCCAAGGATCTGGCAGCGGGTGTGAATCGATTGATGGCGGATCCTGAGTTGCGCGAAAAAATGGGCGTCGCCGGCCGTAAGCGTGCTGTGGATGTCTTCAGCTGGCGCGCGATCGCCGAGGAGACTGTCGATCTCTACAAGTCGCTGACTGATAAGTAG
- a CDS encoding M16 family metallopeptidase — protein MPESATASTFALSPRTKVLRLENGLEVLVLPDHRSPVVSVQGWVKVGSIHESEFLGGGISHLIEHLVFKGTTNFGGQEIAKCVQENGGQLNAYTSFDRTVYWVDAPSDGAERALDVVTDLIFRPKFPENEFEKEKEVIRREIAMGEDDPDRVLSQALFREAFTQHPTRHPVIGYLDAFNQLTLDNVWAFYRRHYVPNNVFLVIVGDITAEQAEAWVREKVGDVPRGMREPVMVPSEPRQLSARNARIGFDSEVTRVDLAWRIPSMTHPDMPVFDVLAKILGRGRSSRLYREIREKRKLAHSVGAWSYTPAHEGLFVLNADTTPDNRDALVYALRDEVEKVVRDGVTSDELEKARRSVQAGLYGGLVTTNGLASQIGSSWMLTGGVDLASSYLEAIEKVDSEAIQRVAAKWLVPSSECLVTVEPESAVAESTEAAAAIGERSASLMPAVNDSSVANGLNVLVGADHTVPLVSLQAAFIAGSQADPAGKSGLCRLVASSLLKGTATRTGEQLVAEIEGLGGSITSGAGNNTISVGAMVMRDDLPLALELLGDVLTHSTFPEEMVANERTAQLQMIKEAADHPVRVAMREARAALYGGSSLAHSALGTEAEVATLGRDDVAGFASNVLTASNGVLAVFGDADASEVQRHADGFIGGLVAGNGRASDVLAATVAPATTAQRIELQESTQQGVVVIAFPGPGVGHPDYLPMQLLNQATSDMASRLFLRIREEQGLAYYVSSTTFLGIGGGMFSFYLGTDPAKLAHAESELREEIKRLVEVGLDEDEFDRARASFRGDLIMGAQSPASLGTKACVDQLLGLGWNAVDHELERLKTITLGDVRAAAARWLHGEGVTVTVQP, from the coding sequence ATGCCAGAATCCGCGACCGCCTCTACGTTTGCTCTTTCGCCTCGAACCAAGGTCCTTCGTCTTGAAAATGGACTGGAGGTGCTCGTGTTACCCGACCACCGCTCGCCGGTGGTGAGTGTGCAGGGCTGGGTGAAAGTGGGCAGCATCCACGAGTCCGAGTTTCTCGGTGGTGGGATCTCGCATTTGATCGAGCACTTGGTCTTCAAGGGAACGACGAACTTCGGTGGACAAGAAATTGCCAAGTGCGTGCAGGAGAATGGCGGGCAGCTCAATGCCTACACCTCGTTCGACCGCACGGTCTACTGGGTGGACGCGCCATCTGATGGGGCTGAGCGCGCATTGGATGTGGTAACGGATCTGATCTTTCGTCCCAAGTTTCCGGAGAATGAGTTTGAGAAGGAGAAAGAAGTGATCCGGCGCGAGATCGCGATGGGCGAAGATGATCCGGACCGCGTGTTGAGTCAGGCGCTTTTCCGCGAGGCATTCACGCAACATCCGACGCGGCATCCGGTGATCGGTTATCTCGATGCCTTCAACCAACTGACACTCGATAACGTGTGGGCGTTCTATCGTCGCCACTACGTGCCGAACAATGTGTTCCTCGTGATCGTGGGCGACATCACCGCCGAGCAGGCCGAGGCGTGGGTGCGTGAGAAAGTGGGGGACGTGCCCCGTGGGATGCGTGAGCCGGTGATGGTGCCGAGCGAGCCGCGCCAGCTTTCCGCACGCAATGCGCGGATTGGTTTTGATTCGGAGGTGACCAGGGTGGATCTCGCCTGGCGGATTCCGTCGATGACACACCCGGACATGCCGGTGTTCGACGTGTTGGCGAAGATTTTGGGCCGTGGCCGCAGTTCGCGTCTGTACCGGGAGATCCGCGAAAAGCGCAAGCTGGCGCACAGCGTCGGGGCTTGGAGTTACACTCCGGCACACGAGGGGCTTTTCGTGCTGAATGCCGACACCACACCGGACAACCGCGATGCCTTGGTTTACGCGTTGCGCGATGAGGTTGAGAAGGTCGTGCGCGATGGCGTGACCTCTGATGAGTTGGAAAAGGCGCGCCGCTCGGTGCAGGCCGGGCTTTACGGTGGCTTGGTCACGACCAATGGATTGGCGTCGCAGATTGGGTCGAGCTGGATGCTGACCGGCGGCGTCGATTTGGCCAGTAGTTATCTTGAGGCAATTGAGAAAGTCGACAGCGAGGCGATTCAGCGGGTGGCGGCGAAGTGGTTGGTGCCATCGTCGGAATGTTTGGTCACCGTAGAGCCGGAGTCTGCAGTTGCCGAGTCGACCGAAGCGGCTGCGGCGATCGGTGAACGTTCGGCGTCGCTGATGCCGGCTGTGAATGATTCCTCGGTGGCCAATGGGTTGAATGTGTTGGTTGGTGCGGATCACACGGTGCCGCTGGTTTCGCTACAGGCTGCGTTCATCGCTGGGAGTCAGGCGGATCCTGCGGGCAAGTCCGGGCTTTGCCGATTGGTGGCCTCGTCGCTGCTCAAGGGGACAGCGACCCGCACCGGTGAGCAACTCGTGGCCGAGATCGAAGGACTCGGAGGCTCGATCACCAGTGGTGCGGGGAACAACACGATCAGTGTGGGAGCGATGGTTATGCGCGACGACCTGCCATTGGCTCTCGAGCTGCTTGGCGATGTGCTTACGCATTCGACCTTCCCTGAGGAGATGGTCGCAAACGAGCGCACGGCTCAGTTACAAATGATCAAGGAAGCTGCGGACCATCCGGTCCGTGTCGCGATGCGTGAGGCGCGTGCCGCGCTCTATGGCGGGTCGTCGTTGGCGCACTCGGCGCTCGGAACAGAGGCGGAGGTGGCAACGCTGGGCCGCGACGATGTGGCCGGCTTTGCCTCCAATGTGCTGACCGCATCCAATGGCGTGCTCGCTGTGTTTGGCGATGCCGACGCAAGCGAGGTGCAACGCCATGCCGATGGCTTCATCGGTGGACTGGTAGCGGGGAATGGTCGGGCGAGCGACGTGCTTGCCGCGACAGTTGCTCCGGCGACCACCGCTCAGAGGATCGAGCTCCAGGAGAGCACGCAGCAAGGCGTGGTGGTGATTGCATTCCCCGGGCCGGGAGTGGGCCATCCGGATTATCTGCCGATGCAGCTGCTCAACCAGGCGACCAGTGACATGGCGTCGAGACTTTTCCTGCGGATTCGCGAAGAACAAGGGCTGGCGTACTACGTGAGCAGCACAACATTCCTCGGTATTGGCGGGGGCATGTTCAGTTTCTATCTGGGCACCGATCCGGCAAAGCTGGCGCATGCGGAATCGGAGCTGCGCGAGGAAATCAAGCGCTTGGTAGAGGTTGGGCTCGATGAGGATGAGTTTGACCGCGCTCGCGCGAGCTTCCGTGGGGACCTGATCATGGGTGCCCAAAGCCCGGCATCACTCGGAACCAAGGCATGTGTCGATCAGTTGCTCGGCCTCGGCTGGAATGCGGTCGATCACGAACTCGAGCGCCTGAAAACGATTACCCTTGGCGATGTCCGCGCCGCCGCCGCCCGCTGGCTCCACGGCGAGGGCGTGACGGTGACCGTGCAGCCGTGA
- a CDS encoding ferritin-like domain-containing protein, with protein sequence MNGQSHPIVTNGYRWLDHFSKSRAKARLIPWHLGAALHPTRPNDALVLRSLQAWQLGETSDGAHLTRATERFLKQHGPDLSYQEAVALFIEEEQSHGEMLGRYLDLAGVARRRFDFGDFLFRRVRYALGNMELWTTSVLMVESIAQIYYKALADAGHCPVLTNICHHILRDEAHHIDFQLERLQIHHSRLSPINRKLTEWFCRSLFIGISSVVWLFHSRCFRASGMGVRAYASAIRRKIRRIEHAHNTARTLPACHS encoded by the coding sequence ATGAACGGTCAATCACACCCCATCGTCACCAACGGCTATCGTTGGCTGGATCACTTCTCCAAGAGCCGAGCCAAAGCCAGACTCATCCCGTGGCATCTAGGTGCCGCCCTGCACCCAACACGCCCCAACGACGCCCTGGTCCTGCGCTCGTTACAAGCATGGCAGCTCGGCGAAACCTCTGATGGTGCACACCTCACCCGCGCCACAGAGCGATTCCTCAAACAACACGGCCCCGACCTCTCCTATCAAGAAGCTGTGGCGCTCTTTATCGAGGAGGAACAAAGTCACGGCGAAATGCTAGGTCGCTATCTGGACTTGGCAGGCGTTGCTCGTCGCCGTTTTGATTTCGGCGACTTTCTCTTCCGGCGCGTGCGCTACGCCCTCGGCAACATGGAGCTCTGGACCACCTCGGTGCTGATGGTCGAGAGCATCGCTCAAATTTACTACAAGGCGCTCGCCGATGCCGGGCATTGTCCGGTGCTCACTAACATCTGCCACCACATCCTGCGCGACGAGGCGCACCATATCGACTTCCAACTCGAGCGCTTACAGATCCACCACAGCCGACTGAGTCCGATCAACCGCAAGCTAACCGAATGGTTCTGCCGCTCCTTGTTCATCGGCATTTCCTCCGTCGTATGGCTTTTCCACAGCCGCTGTTTCCGAGCGTCAGGGATGGGTGTCCGAGCCTACGCCTCAGCCATCCGACGCAAGATCCGGAGGATCGAGCACGCCCACAACACCGCCCGCACCTTGCCTGCCTGTCATTCATAG
- the smc gene encoding chromosome segregation protein SMC produces MYLKSLDIHGFKSFADKTRLEFHEGVTGIVGPNGCGKSNVVDAIRWVLGETSAKALRGGEMADVIFSGTEKRKPLGMAEVTLTMADCEESLGVDFNEVAITRRVFRDGRSEYRLNGTQCRLRDINELFMDTGIGRTAYSIMEQGKIDMLLSSKPEDRRAVFEEAAGITKFKKQKRETLRKLEYTEANLLRITDIIAEVKRQMNSLQRQAAKARRYRALLEDVRVLDTHLSFKQFTELSVQKHDLTRSIDSLQDEFAELETTLTSRELELEVLREQMVEVEARVSENRAQLNERHNRIDSARSRISYNLERCRELADHIARNEADVAATASKIDQQKEDLAQAEEAVLSIQSRIEEQRELVAEAERHVAEFRDQRGELASQLATHRAACNQAESRTVTLQAQIENIRSQAESDRARAEAMQTELRTLRESESERRGEAEQLDVRLAELTETATQQNAELAEAEQRQRTAQSDLTASRNQSQQLHRELTAADSRLNVLRKLAQNGEGLERGTQAVITGLDDPDFFKNGVRGVLGSFLQVGNEDVRAIEAVLGPRLQTILVADSTLAHRIVEVLREKKLGQAAILAEDVVQPAGENASPELPAGAVAWAHERIQANAKVLPVFAALLRDVLIVPDLDTAWKLRPNHPQLTFTTIEGELLTPEGIVHGGVDSDDGGSSVLARQNEIRELEAQTASLSKAHDEAVASEEELTAEIEQLNDQLAQLREAVQTTRVERSTLEGQRSLVSREVEQIANRIENLERDADAISQRDTQSLNDIEAMEEELAAARITMDDAMGLIDGLEQQLGDFSERENQAADELSERRTALAVEERSLQALEEQRTPMAARLAELNEITTRRNQESDGYRAKISEAEQQNRNLEQIIEDATAGIELLESELEADNEERQRQQNLVREHEATLQQARKRLSAISDQRGREEVKSTQVELRLENIINTCQERHGVDLAEFEQDLPALKASIDQSKKRLKRGGASQPEDDAFSTEADTETTEASSAPSFADTDIDWQFVETTVGEMRRRLESMGPVNLDAIHEFEEAEERYNFLDQQQNDLVRAKSELQDIIEHINQETRKRFSETFEIVRNNFQSMFKELFGERGQANLIMMDDEDPLESGIEVIAKPPGKKLQSITLLSGGERSMTAVALLFSIYMVKPSPFCVLDELDAPLDESNIGRFLKVLDRFIDQSQFIIVTHSKRTMGRADVMYGVTMEEFGVSKPVGMRLTHEEKKPIDETKDESELTAAEKAALRLDA; encoded by the coding sequence ATGTACCTTAAGTCCCTCGACATCCACGGCTTCAAATCCTTCGCGGACAAGACGCGTTTGGAGTTCCATGAGGGCGTCACGGGGATTGTCGGCCCGAACGGCTGCGGTAAGTCCAATGTGGTGGACGCCATCCGCTGGGTGCTCGGGGAAACATCCGCCAAAGCCCTACGCGGCGGCGAGATGGCCGATGTCATTTTCTCTGGCACCGAAAAGCGCAAACCGCTCGGCATGGCAGAGGTCACGCTGACCATGGCCGACTGCGAGGAGTCGCTTGGTGTGGATTTCAACGAAGTGGCAATTACCCGCCGCGTCTTCCGCGACGGACGATCAGAGTACCGCCTCAACGGCACCCAATGCCGACTGCGTGACATCAATGAGTTGTTCATGGACACGGGGATCGGCCGCACGGCCTACTCGATCATGGAACAGGGCAAGATCGACATGTTGCTCTCGTCGAAGCCGGAAGACCGGCGTGCTGTGTTCGAAGAGGCTGCAGGCATCACCAAGTTCAAAAAGCAGAAGCGCGAGACCCTGCGCAAGCTTGAGTACACCGAAGCCAACCTGCTGCGCATCACCGACATCATCGCCGAGGTGAAGCGCCAGATGAACTCGCTGCAACGTCAAGCCGCCAAGGCACGGCGTTACCGGGCGCTGCTCGAGGACGTGCGCGTGCTGGACACCCACCTTTCGTTCAAGCAGTTCACCGAACTGAGCGTACAGAAGCACGATCTGACCCGGTCGATCGACTCGTTGCAGGATGAGTTCGCCGAGCTGGAGACCACGCTCACCAGTCGTGAACTCGAGCTCGAGGTTCTGCGCGAGCAAATGGTCGAAGTGGAAGCACGCGTCAGCGAGAACCGCGCCCAACTCAACGAGCGCCACAACCGCATCGACTCAGCGCGCTCCCGCATTTCCTACAACCTGGAGCGCTGCCGCGAGCTCGCCGACCACATTGCCCGCAACGAGGCCGACGTCGCCGCCACGGCTTCGAAGATCGACCAACAAAAGGAAGATCTCGCGCAGGCGGAAGAAGCCGTGCTCTCAATCCAATCGCGGATTGAAGAACAACGCGAACTCGTCGCCGAAGCAGAGCGCCATGTGGCTGAGTTCCGCGACCAGCGCGGCGAACTGGCCAGCCAACTCGCCACCCACCGTGCAGCCTGCAACCAAGCGGAGTCGCGCACGGTTACGCTGCAGGCGCAGATTGAAAACATCCGCAGCCAGGCAGAAAGCGACCGCGCCCGTGCGGAGGCGATGCAGACGGAACTCCGCACGCTGCGCGAGAGCGAATCCGAACGCCGAGGCGAAGCTGAGCAGCTCGATGTTCGCTTGGCCGAACTCACGGAAACCGCCACCCAGCAGAACGCCGAACTCGCCGAAGCGGAACAACGCCAGCGCACTGCCCAGAGCGACCTCACCGCCAGCCGCAACCAATCGCAACAACTCCACCGAGAACTGACCGCCGCCGACAGCCGGCTCAATGTCCTGCGCAAACTCGCGCAAAACGGCGAAGGACTGGAACGGGGGACCCAGGCCGTGATCACCGGGCTCGATGATCCAGACTTTTTCAAAAATGGCGTGCGCGGCGTACTCGGATCGTTCCTGCAGGTCGGCAACGAAGATGTGCGCGCAATTGAGGCCGTGCTCGGGCCGCGCCTGCAAACCATCTTGGTCGCCGACTCCACACTCGCCCACCGCATCGTCGAGGTGCTGCGCGAGAAGAAGCTCGGCCAGGCCGCCATTCTAGCCGAAGACGTTGTCCAGCCCGCGGGCGAGAATGCATCTCCCGAGCTGCCGGCCGGAGCGGTTGCCTGGGCGCACGAGCGCATCCAGGCCAACGCCAAGGTGCTGCCTGTGTTCGCTGCGTTGTTGCGCGACGTGCTCATCGTGCCGGACCTCGACACCGCGTGGAAGCTGCGCCCGAACCACCCACAGCTTACATTCACCACCATCGAGGGCGAGTTGCTCACCCCGGAAGGGATTGTCCACGGAGGTGTCGATAGCGATGACGGTGGCTCCTCGGTGCTTGCGCGCCAGAATGAGATCCGCGAGCTCGAAGCCCAAACCGCCAGCCTCAGCAAAGCCCATGACGAAGCGGTTGCCAGCGAGGAGGAACTTACCGCGGAGATCGAGCAATTGAACGATCAGTTGGCCCAGCTGCGCGAAGCGGTTCAGACCACGCGCGTCGAGCGCTCGACGCTGGAGGGTCAACGTTCCCTCGTCTCCCGCGAGGTCGAGCAGATCGCCAACCGGATCGAAAACCTCGAGCGCGACGCCGATGCCATCAGCCAGCGTGACACGCAATCGCTGAACGACATCGAAGCGATGGAGGAAGAACTCGCAGCCGCCCGCATCACCATGGACGACGCTATGGGGCTGATTGATGGGTTGGAACAACAACTCGGTGACTTCAGCGAACGCGAAAACCAGGCGGCTGATGAGTTGAGCGAACGCCGTACCGCCCTGGCCGTGGAGGAACGCTCGCTCCAAGCGCTCGAAGAACAACGCACGCCGATGGCCGCACGGCTCGCCGAGTTGAACGAGATCACCACCCGCCGCAATCAGGAGTCGGATGGTTACCGCGCCAAGATCAGCGAGGCGGAACAGCAAAATCGAAACCTGGAGCAAATCATCGAGGACGCTACCGCCGGAATCGAACTACTCGAGTCCGAGCTCGAAGCCGACAACGAAGAACGCCAGCGGCAGCAGAACCTCGTGCGCGAACACGAAGCCACGCTGCAGCAAGCCCGTAAGCGGTTGTCAGCCATCAGCGACCAACGCGGCCGCGAGGAGGTCAAGTCCACCCAGGTCGAACTGCGCTTGGAAAACATCATCAACACCTGCCAGGAACGCCACGGCGTCGACTTGGCTGAGTTCGAACAAGACCTCCCTGCCCTCAAGGCATCGATCGACCAGTCAAAGAAACGCCTCAAGCGCGGCGGGGCGTCGCAGCCGGAGGACGACGCGTTCTCAACCGAAGCCGATACCGAGACGACCGAAGCAAGCTCTGCGCCGAGCTTTGCCGACACCGATATCGATTGGCAGTTTGTCGAGACCACGGTCGGTGAAATGCGCCGGAGGCTCGAGTCGATGGGGCCGGTCAATCTCGACGCCATCCATGAGTTCGAGGAGGCCGAAGAGCGCTACAATTTCCTCGACCAACAGCAAAACGACTTGGTCAGAGCGAAGTCGGAGCTGCAAGACATCATCGAGCACATCAACCAGGAAACCCGCAAACGCTTCTCCGAGACTTTCGAGATCGTGCGCAACAACTTCCAGTCGATGTTCAAGGAGCTCTTCGGCGAGCGTGGTCAGGCCAACCTGATCATGATGGACGATGAAGACCCGCTGGAGTCGGGCATCGAAGTGATCGCCAAGCCGCCAGGCAAAAAGCTCCAAAGCATCACCTTGCTCTCCGGTGGTGAGCGCTCGATGACCGCCGTGGCGTTGCTGTTCTCGATCTACATGGTCAAGCCGAGCCCGTTCTGTGTGCTCGACGAACTCGACGCGCCGCTCGACGAATCGAACATCGGCCGCTTCTTGAAAGTGCTCGACCGCTTCATTGACCAGTCGCAGTTCATCATCGTCACCCACTCGAAGCGCACCATGGGCCGCGCCGATGTGATGTACGGCGTGACGATGGAAGAATTCGGTGTCTCGAAACCGGTCGGCATGCGCCTCACCCATGAGGAGAAAAAGCCAATCGACGAGACCAAGGACGAGTCCGAACTCACCGCCGCCGAAAAAGCCGCACTGCGACTGGACGCCTAG
- a CDS encoding dihydrofolate reductase → MSLTAIVAMDPNRVIGRDGQLPWHLPEDLKTFKKLTTGNPIIMGRTTYESIGRPLPNRRNIVVSTTLNEAPAGTALAASPEEALKLVDPELSAFVIGGSALYAAMLPLCDGVYISHVHEEYEGDAYFPEISQWFVKDRIVEKHDTFDLIYYRKKA, encoded by the coding sequence ATGTCGCTCACCGCTATCGTCGCCATGGATCCCAACCGCGTCATCGGACGCGACGGCCAACTCCCATGGCACCTTCCTGAAGACCTCAAGACCTTCAAAAAACTCACCACCGGCAACCCAATCATCATGGGCCGCACGACCTATGAATCCATCGGCCGCCCACTCCCCAACCGCCGCAACATCGTCGTCAGCACGACGCTGAACGAAGCACCCGCCGGGACGGCACTCGCCGCCTCGCCTGAGGAGGCCCTGAAACTCGTCGACCCGGAACTCTCCGCATTCGTCATCGGCGGGTCCGCTCTCTACGCCGCCATGCTCCCACTCTGCGACGGTGTCTACATTTCCCACGTCCACGAGGAGTATGAAGGCGACGCCTACTTCCCTGAGATCAGCCAATGGTTCGTCAAAGACCGCATCGTCGAAAAACACGACACCTTTGATCTGATCTACTACCGCAAAAAGGCGTAG